Proteins encoded within one genomic window of Chroicocephalus ridibundus chromosome 7, bChrRid1.1, whole genome shotgun sequence:
- the TEX14 gene encoding inactive serine/threonine-protein kinase TEX14: protein MAHALPVPIPCPARLGSIKGDSLEAQLHDYVRQGNYEKVKKLLKKGIFVDAVNSMGQTSLFTAALLGLRKIVDVLLDYGSDANHRCYDGSTPVHAAAFSGNQWILSRLLDEGGDLRVHDKSGKNPQCWAMSAGKASSAQMLEFIQRCTFHMQAVIQNFPSDLLRKVGSPNALVCSPSRFGGLVQGNVDSPLGRFLKGGATAAKNIYSFGFGKFYLAGGGHLGYLASLPIIGEKDVVQADDEPAFSYHVGPYMIMTNLMWEGSRVTVKELSFEPHQNCSKLRLADLLVAEQERSSQLRHPHLLQLMSVCLSSDLEKTRLVYERVNFGSLYSILHERRSEFPVLHMETILHVLLQINDALRFLHSRGFIHRSVTSYAIQIVSSGEAKLCNLEYMIESKDGGERSDLTRIPVPVQLYKWCSPEVILEKVVTVKSDIYSFCTVVQEALTETPPWKGFEDSVIKQLIISGQELEADVRLPMPYYGIVKSGLEPKQKNRSMKLQDIQYILKNDLKDLTKSHTGHADEISKAPRPTVFADVNICLASAFSYRKRTQELQGEKITEADSSTTPRYSPFPKDSNALVDQEAPTSLQPVAQDKNLDVASELQTTFSVSDVDDSLCSFENNEIFASFPECHEDFMEEEAGLGKTLKDQKMLQKEEDKGTLRDLYTSPGVHCEEKPVYEEGDSSELGTGYITEEEERISEASDLCMLAQVREDDGRRMGSPSQEEQYIGKCVLDLKIVQSMLREAEDSLRRTEEKLDKTDTIEKQTKLLQEIRKNPLSKQTCQGGHGNTSDDTYQNASSLFSGVNIFSWKAVGPPASVYIPPLITSQAQGALGGDSFQTVGKKAKEMEAIQNENSKCFHEMNGSKNENNHHDLNFSVVKSLDDQRSLDHEHLLPHVSARCKKKFNLQCQRGDDSHAAASGSEEERWCYPKSRSEIYSTKISEERRMMQSEWKIEVKRMARRVASGQLELGSTYAVTECTSESEAESIKEAFQHVTVRLQKSQDQQRYGWQTGDNVEFWDLGSEDRSESEESDLESAFRSSGGRSCPSPSQDEQAESGIAIDENSGLPQQGSSEQEVKITEKTATKSVSRTLDLACEKLNSLPFPHLLQTSDVESKLEAEGFLQKKLTEGAGSSIQVSGGKTQFRSTASQDSGSNTLGVDQLSHMPAASVEAAQEVILWEPQEESKEKDVSVTDIHDLSSIPCEQENYYGDIDCKTPRVSHAPTSVSTPLRSEEKIPMAFGKSKDCREVASDSSFCDSQETSSAVSRTFTTAYEEGKSTAIPSVASGFCSSELNEPDGLPVVASSLRSTRKASALSQASNRFIDELPPPAQELLDEIEYLKHQDSIAPDFKEEGLYDCRVQINVPDEINMEDRESEKEFERNEKRKDILWTKESFNLAEETERAHSTLDDILERMLHAVPGDEEIQEQPQGHTLGAASLQDPEDAGRKKGTEEDGAGARDTRPEDQEFHFQRELSSSSPFRIIVLDQSSPT, encoded by the exons GTATTTTTGTTGATGCTGTTAATTCCATGGGCCAGACTTCACTCTTCACTGCTGCATTGCTAGGTCTTCGTAAAATAGTGGATGTGCTGTTGGATTATGGCTCAGATGCTAATCA TCGCTGTTACGATGGAAGCACCCCAGTCCATGCAGCTGCATTCTCAGGAAATCAGTGGATTCTTAGCAGGTTATTGGATGAAGGAGGCGACTTGAGAGTACATgataaaagtggaaaaaatccTCAGTGCTGGGCTATGTCTGCTGGGAAAGCAAGCAGTGCTCAG ATGCTGGAATTTATACAGCGTTGTACGTTCCACATGCAGGCTGTCATTCAAAATTTTCCCTCTGATCTACTCAGGAAGGTTGGCTCACCAAATGCGCTGGTCTGCAGTCCGTCTAGATTTGGGGGTCTTGTTCAAGG AAATGTTGACAGTCCTCTGGGTAGATTTCTAAAAGGTGGAGCTACTGCAGCCAAGAACATTTATAGCTTTGGATTTGGGAAG TTTTATCTTGCAGGCGGTGGGCATCTAGGGTACTTGGCGTCTCTCCCTATTATTGGGGAAAAAGACGTGGTTCAGGCAGATGATGAACCAGCATTTTCTTACCATGTTGGACCATACATGATCATGACAAA CTTAATGTGGGAAGGCAGCAGAGTTACAGTGAAGGAACTCAGCTTTGAGCCCCATCAGAATTGTAGTAAACTACGCTTGGCTGATCTTCTTGTTGCGGAGCAGGAACGTAGTAG TCAACTCCGTCATCCTCATTTGCTACAGCTGATGTCTGTTTGTCTGTCTAGTGACTTGGAGAAAACCCGTTTAGTATATGAAAGGGTTAACTTTGGTTCTCTGTACAGCATCCTTCATGAAAGG CGTTCAGAATTCCCGGTACTGCACATGGAGACGATTTTGCACGTGCTGCTTCAAATTAATGACGCTTTGCGTTTTCTACACTCCCGTGGATTTATCCACCGTTCAGTCACCTCCTACGCTATTCAAATTGTTTCTTCTGGTGAGGCAAAGCTATGCAACTTGGAATACATGATAGAGAG CAAAGATGGTGGAGAACGCAGTGACCTGACACGTATTCCGGTCCCAGTCCAGCTCTATAAGTGGTGCTCTCCTGAAGTAATTCTTGAAAAAGTTGTCACGGTGAAATCGGATATTTATAGCTTCTGTACAGTAGTGCAGGAGGCCTTGACAG AGACCCCTCCCTGGAAAGGTTTTGAAGACTCTGTTATTAAACAGCTCATAATTTCAGGACAAGAGTTAGAAGCAGACGTCAGACTTCCTATGCCCTATTACGGTATCGTAAAGTCAGGGCTAGAACCTAAACAGAAGAACCGCTCCATGAAACTTCAGGATATTCAATATATATTGAAAAATGACTTAAAG GACTTAACCAAGTCTCACACTGGTCATGCTGATGAAATATCAAAAGCACCAAGACCCACTGTTTTTGCAGATGTGAACATCTGTTTGGCATCAGCTTTTAGCTACCGGAAGAGAACGCAGGAATTGCAGGGAGAAAAGATAACCGAGGCTG ACAGCTCTACTACCCCAAGGTACTCTCCCTTTCCTAAGGACAGCAATGCTTTAGTGGACCAAGAGGCACCAACCAGTCTACAGCCAGTTGCACAGGACAAAAATCTTGATGTAGCGTCTGAACTCCAGACAACCTTTAGTGTCAGTGATGTGGATGACAGCCTCTGTagctttgaaaataatgaaatctttGCCAGTTTTCCAGAATGTCATGAAGACTTCATGGAAGAAGAAGCTGGATTAGGTAAAACTCTAAAAGAtcaaaaaatgctgcaaaaggaAGAAGATAAGGGTACCCTCAGAGACCTATATACATCCCCTGGAGTGCACTGTGAGGAAAAGCCAGTTTATGAGGAAGGTGACTCTTCAGAATTGGGTACAGGATACAttacagaagaggaggagaggataaGTGAGGCCTCTGACTTATGCATGCTGGCACAGGTGAGAGAAGATGATGGGAGAAGAATGGGTAGTCCGTCCCAAGAGGAGCAGTACATCGGCAAATGTGTCCTTGATTTAAAGATTGTACAAAGCATGTTGCGTGAGGCAGAAGATTCCCTGCGCAGAACAGAGGAGAAACTGGACAAAACAGACAccattgaaaagcaaacaaagctgCTCCAGGAAATCAGAAAGAATCCACTTTCTAAGCAAACTTGTCAAGGAGGACACGGGAACACATCTGATGATACTTACCAAAATGCCAGTAGCCTTTTTTCTggagttaatattttttcatggaaGGCTGTAGGTCCACCAGCAAGTGTCTATATTCCGCCACTAATAACATCTCAGGCACAAGGAGCATTAGGTGGAGACAGTTTCCAAACTGTTGGaaagaaggcaaaggaaatggaggcaattcaaaatgaaaactcGAAGTGCTTTCATGAGATGAATGggagtaaaaatgaaaacaaccatCATGATCTCAACTTCAGCGTGGTGAAAAGCCTGGATGATCAAAGGAGCCTAGACCATGAG CATTTACTCCCACATGTATCTGCAAGATGCAAAAAAAAGTTCAACTTGCAGTGTCAGAGAGGAGATGATTCACACGCTGCAGCAAGTGGAAGTGAGGAAGAGAGGTG GTGCTATCCAAAATCAAGATCTGAAATTTACAGTACAAAAATAAGTGAGGAGAGAAGGATGATGCAATCGGAATGGAAGA TTGAAGTAAAGCGAATGGCCAGAAGAGTGGCCTCAGGACAACTAGAACTTGGCTCTACATATGCAGTCACTGAATGTACATCTGAAAGTGAAGCAGAGAGTATAAAGGAAGCCTTTCAGCATGTCACTGTTAGGCTCCAAAAAAGTCAAGACCAACAAAGATACGGGTGGCAGACAGGTGATAATGTTGAATTTTGGGATCTGGGCAGTGAGGATAGATCTGAATCTGAGGAGAGTGATCTGGAGTCTGCATTCAGAAGTTCTGGAG GGAGAAGCTGCCCGTCACCATCACAAGATGAACAAGCAGAGTCTGGAATAGCCATTGATGAGAATTCAGGCCTTCCTCAACAA GGAAGTTCTGAACAAGaggtaaaaataacagaaaagacaGCAACAAAGTCTGTGTCAAGAACTTTGGAC CTTGCCTGCGAGAAATTGAATTCACTTCCTTTCCCCCACCTCCTTCAGACCTCAGATGTTGAGAGCAAATTAGAAGCCGAaggatttttacagaaaaaattaacTGAAGGTGCGGGATCAAGTATTCAGGTTTCAG gaggaaaaacacaATTCCGCAGCACAGCGTCGCAGGATTCTGGCAGTAACACGCTAGGAGTGGATCAGCTTAGCCACATGCCTGCAGCCAG TGTTGAAGCAGCACAAGAAGTGATACTGTGGGAGCCACAAGAAGAatctaaagaaaaagatgt ATCAGTGACAGATATTCATGATTTGTCGAGTATCCCCTGTGAGCAAGAGAACTACTACGGGGATATCGATTGTAAAACGCCCAGAGTGAGTCACGCACCAACGAGCGTCAGCACCCCACTCCGCTCAG aagaaaaaattCCAATGGCCTTTGGGAAATCCAAAGACTGCCGGGAAGTAGCTTCAGATTCTTCCTTTTGCGATTCTCAAGAGACCTCCTCTGCAGTGTCCAGGACATTCACTACAGCCTATGAAGAGGGAAAGAGCACTGCAATTCCCTCAGTTGCTTCAGGATTTTGCTCATCTGAACTGAATGAGCCT GATGGGTTGCCAGTCGTTGCTTCATCCTTGAGAAGCACCAGGAAGGCATCTG CACTCTCGCAGGCATCTAACCGCTTCATTGATGAGCTGCCTCCACCAGCCCAAGAGCTGCTGGATGAAATTG AATATTTAAAGCATCAAGATTCCATCGCTCCAGACTTTAAAGAGGAGGGATTGTATGACTGCAGAGTGCAAATAAATG TTCCCGATGAAATTAACATGGAAGACAGAGAGtcagaaaaagaatttgagagaaatgagaagagaaaagatattttatgGACTAAGGAGTCATTTAATCTAGCAGAGGAAACAGAAAG GGCTCACTCTACTCTTGATGATATCTTAGAAAGAATGCTCCATGCAGTGCCTGGAGATGAGGAGATCCAAGAACAACCTCAGGGACACACTCTTGG GGCTGCGAGCCTGCAAGATCCAGAAGATgctggaaggaagaagggaacagAGGAAGACGGAGCCGGGGCCAGAG ACACTCGTCCTGAAGATCAGGAATTCCACTTCCAGAGAGAGCTGTCTTCATCTTCACCGTTCAG gaTCATTGTTTTGGATCAGAGCTCTCCTACGTGA